A portion of the Pseudomonas synxantha BG33R genome contains these proteins:
- the treP gene encoding PTS system trehalose-specific EIIBC component, whose translation MSHDYSSTAREILEHLGGRDNLEQAAHCVTRLRLALKDPSLVNGNALNQVDLVKGSFFTGGLFQVVIGPGEVEKVYAALRELTGLAASTIADVKKAGGDKTNPMQRLVRVFSDVFMPILPALIIAGLLMGVNNLMGAKGMFIEGKTLLEAYPNLDGLWSLINLMANTSFVFLPALVGWSAAKRFGGSEILGIVLGLMLVHPDLLNAWNYGKAVAGLDGQSLPYFDIFGWFQIEKVGYQGQILPILMAAFVMSVIEKWLRARVPNAIQLLVVPITTIVVTGVLALAIIGPVTRHLGILITEGLVTLFEIAPMIGGAIFGLLYAPLVITGMHHMFLAVDLQLISTQGGTFIWPMIVMSNLAQGSAALGVFYMTRNARDKSMASTSAISAYFGITEPTMFGVNLRFKFPFYAALLGSALGSIFLSLNKVTASAIGVGGLPGFISIVPSAIPMFVIGMIVAMVVPFALTCLLSMKIIRPGYRVA comes from the coding sequence ATGAGCCACGACTATTCGTCTACTGCCCGCGAGATTCTCGAGCACCTCGGGGGCCGCGATAACCTTGAGCAAGCTGCCCATTGCGTGACCCGCCTGCGCCTGGCGCTCAAGGACCCAAGCCTGGTCAACGGCAATGCGTTGAACCAGGTCGATCTGGTCAAGGGCTCGTTCTTTACCGGCGGCCTGTTCCAGGTGGTGATCGGCCCCGGCGAAGTGGAGAAGGTCTATGCCGCCCTGCGCGAGCTGACCGGCCTGGCCGCCTCAACCATTGCCGACGTGAAGAAAGCCGGCGGCGACAAGACCAACCCCATGCAGCGTCTGGTGCGGGTGTTTTCCGATGTGTTCATGCCGATCCTGCCCGCGCTGATCATCGCCGGCCTGTTGATGGGCGTGAACAACCTGATGGGCGCCAAGGGCATGTTCATCGAAGGCAAGACGCTACTGGAGGCCTACCCGAACCTGGATGGCCTGTGGAGCCTGATCAACCTGATGGCCAACACCTCGTTTGTGTTCCTTCCGGCGTTGGTGGGCTGGTCGGCAGCCAAGCGTTTTGGCGGCAGTGAAATCCTCGGCATTGTGCTGGGCCTGATGCTGGTGCACCCCGACCTGCTCAACGCCTGGAACTACGGCAAGGCGGTCGCCGGCCTCGACGGCCAGAGCCTGCCGTACTTCGATATCTTCGGCTGGTTCCAGATCGAGAAGGTGGGTTACCAGGGGCAGATCCTGCCGATCCTGATGGCCGCCTTCGTCATGAGCGTGATCGAGAAGTGGCTAAGGGCGCGGGTACCGAATGCCATTCAATTGCTGGTCGTGCCGATCACCACCATCGTTGTTACCGGCGTGCTGGCCCTGGCGATCATCGGCCCGGTCACCCGCCACCTCGGCATCCTGATTACCGAAGGCCTGGTCACCCTGTTTGAGATTGCACCCATGATTGGCGGGGCGATTTTCGGCCTGCTGTATGCGCCATTGGTGATCACCGGTATGCACCACATGTTCCTGGCCGTCGACCTGCAGCTTATTTCGACCCAGGGCGGCACCTTTATCTGGCCAATGATCGTCATGTCCAACCTGGCCCAAGGCAGCGCCGCATTGGGCGTGTTCTACATGACCCGCAATGCGCGGGACAAAAGCATGGCGTCCACCTCGGCAATTTCGGCCTATTTCGGTATCACCGAGCCGACGATGTTCGGGGTGAACCTGCGCTTCAAGTTCCCGTTCTACGCCGCTCTGCTGGGCTCGGCGCTGGGCAGTATTTTCCTGTCGCTGAACAAGGTGACGGCTTCGGCCATCGGCGTCGGTGGCTTGCCCGGGTTTATCTCGATCGTGCCGAGTGCGATTCCGATGTTTGTGATCGGCATGATCGTGGCGATGGTCGTGCCGTTTGCGCTGACTTGCCTGTTGAGCATGAAGATCATTCGGCCTGGTTACCGGGTCGCCTGA
- the treR gene encoding trehalose operon repressor, protein MSKYNQIYTDLLASITTERLQRGTRLPSETELMDAYQASRGTVRRAIEQLQERGFAQKIHGKGTFVLSPNPIEFQLGGIVSFHETHADLGDDVRTDVVEFTQIPLEGSLLQHIEAEPGTLITRVKRVRRIGGKRVILDINHFVADLIPGLDRSIAEQSIYAFIEQTLELQISYAQRTIEALPRSKDDQAHLDLDGQSHVIVVSNQTFLQDGRQFEYTESRHTLDKFYFSDIARR, encoded by the coding sequence ATGAGCAAATACAACCAGATCTATACGGATCTGCTTGCCAGCATCACCACCGAACGCCTGCAACGCGGTACGCGCCTGCCCTCCGAAACCGAACTGATGGACGCCTACCAGGCCAGCCGTGGCACCGTGCGACGCGCCATCGAGCAGTTGCAGGAGCGTGGCTTTGCGCAAAAAATCCATGGCAAGGGCACCTTTGTGTTGTCGCCCAACCCGATCGAGTTCCAGTTGGGCGGCATCGTCAGCTTCCACGAGACCCACGCCGACCTGGGCGATGACGTACGCACTGACGTCGTCGAGTTCACCCAGATCCCGCTGGAAGGTTCGTTGCTGCAACACATCGAAGCCGAGCCCGGCACGCTGATCACCCGCGTCAAACGCGTACGACGCATCGGTGGCAAGCGCGTGATCCTGGACATCAACCACTTCGTTGCCGACCTGATCCCCGGCCTGGACCGCTCGATTGCCGAGCAGTCGATCTACGCGTTTATCGAGCAAACGCTGGAGCTGCAGATCAGCTATGCACAGCGCACCATCGAAGCCCTGCCGCGCAGCAAGGACGACCAGGCGCACCTGGATCTCGATGGGCAGAGCCATGTGATCGTGGTGAGTAACCAGACGTTTTTGCAGGATGGAAGGCAGTTCGAGTACACCGAGTCGCGGCATACGTTGGATAAGTTTTACTTTTCGGATATTGCGCGGCGGTGA
- the guaA gene encoding glutamine-hydrolyzing GMP synthase — translation MALDIHAHRILILDFGSQYTQLIARRVREIGVYCELHPFDMDDAAIREFAPKGVILAGGPESVHEANSPRCPQAVFDLGVPVFGICYGMQTMAEQLGGKVEGSELREFGYARVDVVGKSRLLDGIEDHIDADGLFGLDVWMSHGDKVTKMPEDFHILASTPSCPIAGMFSDERRYYGVQFHPEVTHTKQGGRILSRFILDICECEALWTPSKIAEDAIAQVRAQVGTDNVLLGLSGGVDSSVVAALLHKAIGDQLTCVFVDNGLLRLHEGEQVMAMFAENMGVKVIRANAEEQFLNNLAGESDPEKKRKIIGRTFIDVFDAQSNKLDNIKYLAQGTIYPDVIESAGAKSGKAHVIKSHHNVGGLPEEMNLKLVEPLRELFKDEVRRLGLELGLPYDMVYRHPFPGPGLGVRILGEVKKEYADLLRRADHIFIEELRKADWYHKVSQAFVVFQPVKSVGVVGDGRRYAWVVALRAVETIDFMTARWAHLPYELLETVSGRIINEIEGISRVTYDVSSKPPATIEWE, via the coding sequence ATGGCCCTCGACATTCACGCCCATCGCATCCTGATCCTCGATTTCGGTTCCCAGTACACCCAGCTGATCGCCCGCCGCGTGCGTGAAATCGGCGTGTACTGCGAACTGCACCCGTTCGACATGGACGACGCAGCGATCCGCGAATTCGCCCCTAAAGGCGTCATCCTCGCCGGTGGCCCCGAGTCCGTGCACGAAGCCAACAGCCCGCGTTGCCCGCAAGCGGTATTCGACCTGGGCGTACCGGTGTTCGGTATCTGCTACGGCATGCAAACCATGGCCGAGCAACTGGGCGGCAAGGTGGAAGGCTCCGAGCTGCGTGAATTCGGTTATGCCCGTGTGGACGTGGTCGGCAAGAGCCGCCTGCTGGACGGCATCGAAGACCACATCGACGCGGACGGCCTGTTCGGCCTCGACGTCTGGATGAGCCACGGTGACAAGGTCACCAAGATGCCGGAAGACTTCCACATCCTGGCCAGCACCCCAAGCTGCCCGATCGCCGGCATGTTCAGCGACGAGCGTCGTTACTACGGCGTGCAGTTCCACCCGGAAGTGACCCACACCAAGCAAGGCGGGCGCATCCTGTCGCGCTTCATCCTCGACATATGCGAGTGTGAAGCCCTGTGGACCCCGTCGAAAATCGCTGAAGACGCCATCGCCCAGGTGCGCGCCCAGGTCGGTACCGACAACGTGTTGCTCGGCCTGTCCGGCGGCGTGGACTCCTCGGTAGTTGCTGCCTTGCTGCACAAGGCCATCGGCGACCAGCTGACCTGCGTATTTGTCGACAACGGCCTGCTGCGCCTGCACGAAGGCGAGCAAGTGATGGCCATGTTCGCCGAGAACATGGGCGTCAAGGTGATCCGCGCCAACGCCGAGGAGCAGTTCCTCAACAACCTGGCCGGCGAGTCCGACCCGGAGAAGAAGCGCAAGATCATCGGTCGTACCTTCATCGACGTCTTCGATGCCCAGTCCAACAAACTGGACAACATCAAGTACCTCGCCCAGGGCACCATCTACCCAGACGTGATCGAGTCGGCCGGCGCCAAGAGCGGCAAGGCTCACGTGATCAAGTCCCACCACAACGTGGGTGGCCTGCCTGAGGAAATGAACCTCAAGCTGGTAGAACCGCTGCGCGAACTGTTCAAGGACGAAGTCCGTCGTCTGGGCCTGGAACTGGGCCTGCCGTACGACATGGTCTACCGCCACCCATTCCCAGGCCCGGGCCTGGGCGTGCGTATCCTCGGTGAAGTGAAAAAGGAATACGCCGACCTGCTGCGTCGCGCCGACCACATCTTCATTGAAGAACTGCGCAAGGCCGACTGGTACCACAAGGTCAGCCAGGCGTTCGTGGTGTTCCAGCCGGTGAAATCGGTGGGTGTTGTTGGCGATGGCCGTCGTTACGCATGGGTTGTTGCGCTGCGTGCCGTAGAGACGATCGACTTCATGACCGCGCGTTGGGCACACCTGCCGTACGAACTGCTGGAAACTGTCAGCGGGCGGATCATCAATGAAATCGAAGGCATTTCGCGCGTGACGTATGACGTGTCGAGCAAGCCGCCGGCGACGATTGAGTGGGAATGA
- the guaB gene encoding IMP dehydrogenase — protein MLRISQEALTFDDILLVPGYSEVLPNEVSLKTRLTRGIELNIPLVSAAMDTVTEARLAIAMAQEGGIGIIHKNMTIEQQAAEVRKVKRYEAGVVKDPITIEADTTVRDLFELTRMHNISGVPVLHDGDLVGIVTSRDVRFENRLEVTVREVMTPKERLVTVKEGADKNDVRELLHKHRIERVLIVDDKFALKGMMTVNDIEKAKAYPLASKDDQGRLRVGAAVGTGKDTGDRVSALVAAGVDVVVVDTAHGHSKGVIDRVRWVKQNFPDVQVIGGNIATGAAAKALAEAGADAVKVGIGPGSICTTRIVAGVGVPQISAIANVAAALEGTGVPLIADGGIRFSGDLSKAIVAGASCVMMGSMFAGTEEAPGEIELFQGRSYKAYRGMGSLGAMSQAQGSSDRYFQDSSAGAEKLVPEGIEGRVPYKGTLSAIIHQLMGGLRSSMGYTGSADIEEMRTKPEFVRITGAGMAESHVHDVQITKEAPNYRVG, from the coding sequence ATGCTGCGTATCAGCCAAGAAGCTCTGACATTCGACGACATTCTCCTAGTGCCCGGTTATTCCGAGGTGCTTCCTAACGAAGTCAGTCTCAAGACCCGCCTAACCCGTGGCATCGAGCTGAATATTCCCCTGGTTTCCGCTGCCATGGACACCGTCACCGAAGCCCGTCTGGCCATTGCCATGGCTCAGGAAGGCGGCATCGGCATCATCCACAAGAACATGACCATCGAGCAGCAAGCTGCCGAAGTGCGCAAGGTCAAGCGTTACGAAGCCGGTGTGGTGAAAGATCCAATCACCATCGAAGCCGACACCACCGTGCGTGACCTGTTCGAACTCACTCGCATGCACAACATCTCCGGCGTCCCGGTGCTGCATGATGGCGACCTGGTCGGCATCGTCACTTCCCGTGACGTGCGTTTCGAGAACCGCCTTGAAGTCACCGTCCGTGAAGTGATGACGCCTAAAGAGCGCCTCGTTACTGTCAAGGAAGGCGCCGACAAGAACGATGTGCGCGAACTGCTGCACAAGCACCGCATCGAGCGCGTGCTGATCGTCGATGACAAATTCGCCCTCAAGGGCATGATGACCGTCAACGACATCGAAAAAGCCAAGGCTTACCCGCTGGCCAGCAAGGATGACCAGGGTCGTCTGCGTGTTGGCGCGGCAGTCGGCACCGGTAAAGACACGGGCGACCGCGTTTCGGCGCTGGTTGCTGCCGGTGTTGACGTGGTGGTGGTCGACACCGCCCACGGCCACTCCAAAGGCGTGATCGACCGCGTGCGCTGGGTCAAGCAGAACTTCCCTGACGTGCAAGTGATCGGCGGCAACATCGCCACCGGCGCTGCCGCCAAGGCTCTGGCCGAAGCTGGCGCTGACGCCGTCAAGGTCGGTATCGGCCCTGGCTCGATCTGCACCACGCGTATCGTCGCCGGTGTGGGCGTGCCGCAGATCAGCGCTATCGCCAACGTCGCTGCTGCCCTTGAAGGCACTGGCGTACCGTTGATCGCCGACGGCGGCATCCGTTTCTCCGGTGACCTGTCCAAGGCCATCGTCGCCGGTGCTTCCTGCGTGATGATGGGCTCGATGTTCGCCGGTACCGAAGAAGCGCCTGGCGAGATTGAACTGTTCCAGGGCCGTTCGTACAAGGCTTACCGTGGCATGGGTTCGCTGGGCGCCATGTCCCAGGCGCAAGGTTCTTCCGATCGTTACTTCCAGGACTCCTCGGCAGGCGCCGAGAAGCTCGTACCGGAAGGTATCGAAGGCCGTGTGCCGTACAAAGGCACCCTGAGCGCGATCATCCATCAACTGATGGGCGGCCTGCGTTCCTCGATGGGCTACACCGGCAGCGCCGACATCGAAGAAATGCGCACCAAGCCTGAGTTTGTGCGGATCACCGGCGCAGGCATGGCTGAATCCCATGTCCACGACGTGCAGATCACCAAGGAAGCGCCAAACTACCGTGTAGGTTGA
- a CDS encoding sulfite exporter TauE/SafE family protein, translating into MSLVELMSQWSFGAVDWLVIGLGVVLAYVVFGIAGFGTALVAGPILIVFMPLSKIIPLLVLLDFVAAFGGLLQTRRDVNKPELLRLLPCMAVGCSLGVVFLLNLHSDLLLLLMGLFISAYAIYSLAVKARPTELAAGWSIPMGTVGGLFGALFGSGGFLYAIYLNSRLPKDAARATQSALISCSTVVRLSLFLIAGVYADLPLLMLAVCLLPAMALGLWCGRRLTMRLSREAFVRLVTWLVLASGIALIGRYVST; encoded by the coding sequence ATGAGCCTGGTTGAGTTGATGAGTCAGTGGTCGTTCGGGGCTGTGGATTGGCTGGTGATCGGCCTGGGTGTGGTGCTGGCCTATGTGGTGTTTGGCATTGCCGGGTTCGGGACGGCCTTGGTCGCCGGGCCGATCCTGATTGTGTTTATGCCGCTGTCGAAGATCATCCCGTTGCTGGTGCTTCTCGACTTTGTCGCGGCGTTTGGCGGCCTGCTGCAAACGCGGCGCGATGTGAACAAACCAGAACTGTTGCGGTTGCTGCCCTGCATGGCCGTCGGCTGCAGCCTGGGCGTGGTGTTTTTGCTCAACCTGCATTCGGACCTGTTGCTGCTGTTGATGGGCCTGTTTATCAGCGCCTACGCGATTTACAGCCTGGCGGTGAAGGCACGGCCGACTGAGCTGGCAGCGGGCTGGTCGATTCCAATGGGCACTGTTGGGGGGCTGTTTGGTGCGCTATTCGGCAGTGGCGGCTTTTTATATGCGATTTACCTGAACAGCCGTTTGCCCAAGGACGCGGCGCGGGCTACGCAAAGCGCGCTGATCAGTTGCAGCACGGTCGTGCGTTTGAGTCTGTTCCTGATTGCCGGCGTGTATGCAGATTTGCCGTTATTGATGTTGGCGGTTTGCCTGTTGCCGGCGATGGCCCTGGGGCTGTGGTGTGGACGCAGGCTGACGATGCGGCTGTCCCGTGAGGCGTTCGTGCGGTTGGTGACCTGGTTGGTATTGGCCAGTGGTATTGCGTTGATCGGGCGGTATGTGAGTACTTGA
- a CDS encoding LysR family transcriptional regulator: MISTRQLRYFVEIAESGSFSAAAERLFVAQSALSRQIKELENQLQTPLFERTARQPRLTAAGEAFYPRARNLLSELLKASEVATLVGNGQLGTLRLSHSSTVPMSGALLHGISTWLERCPGVSVDIAKLSSEAQLEDIAEGRLDVGLLRLPVLRQRDGVRVLPLYTEPLVLAVPPNHPLARSDAPVELAQLRDQAFISIPHPQRGGLSYLSAELCMRAGFFPRAARVMSRKTTQLQLIQAGFGIALLPESMQDIAPANLHFLPLADPDCHSTVALACAQVPNPLVEQFCQTLHECL; encoded by the coding sequence GTGATCTCCACGCGACAACTGCGTTACTTCGTCGAAATCGCCGAGAGCGGCAGCTTCAGTGCCGCGGCCGAACGCCTGTTTGTGGCGCAGTCGGCCTTGAGCCGGCAGATCAAGGAACTGGAAAATCAACTGCAAACCCCATTGTTCGAACGCACCGCACGCCAACCGCGGCTCACAGCGGCCGGTGAAGCGTTCTACCCACGGGCGCGCAATTTGCTGAGTGAGTTGCTCAAGGCCAGCGAAGTGGCGACCCTAGTAGGCAATGGCCAGCTTGGCACGCTGCGCCTGAGTCACTCGAGCACAGTGCCGATGAGCGGCGCGTTATTGCACGGCATCAGCACCTGGCTAGAGCGCTGCCCTGGAGTATCGGTGGATATCGCCAAGCTCTCCTCCGAAGCCCAGTTGGAGGACATCGCCGAGGGTCGCCTGGACGTTGGCCTGCTGCGCTTGCCCGTACTACGCCAGCGCGACGGCGTGCGTGTGCTGCCGTTGTACACGGAGCCGTTGGTGCTGGCGGTGCCGCCGAATCATCCGTTGGCACGCAGCGACGCGCCGGTGGAGTTGGCGCAGCTAAGGGACCAGGCGTTTATCTCGATCCCCCATCCCCAACGCGGCGGGCTGAGTTATCTGTCGGCCGAATTGTGCATGCGTGCAGGATTTTTCCCCAGGGCCGCGCGGGTGATGTCGCGCAAGACCACGCAGTTGCAATTGATCCAGGCCGGTTTCGGCATTGCCTTGTTACCAGAATCCATGCAGGACATCGCCCCCGCCAACCTGCACTTTTTACCCCTGGCCGACCCGGACTGCCACAGCACCGTGGCGCTGGCCTGCGCGCAAGTGCCGAACCCGCTGGTGGAGCAGTTCTGTCAAACCCTGCACGAATGCCTATAA
- the xseA gene encoding exodeoxyribonuclease VII large subunit has protein sequence MIKDPFARLGLDREVLTVSQLNGRARVLLEDVFTNIWVEGEISNLARPASGHVYFTLKDSGAQVRCALFRNNAARVRQALKDGLAVKVRGKVSLFEGRGDYQLILDTVEPAGDGALRLAFDALKEKLSAEGLFSAERKVPLPAHPRRIGIISSPTGAVIRDIISVFRRRAPNIELTLIPTAVQGREAIPQIVRALKLADARGFDALILARGGGSLEDLWCFNEEAVARAVDACVTPIVSAVGHETDVSISDFVADVRAPTPSAAAELLAPDASHLVRQVDNLHRRLVMLMRNRLSHSRLRLEGMARRLRHPGERLRQQAQRLDDLDMRMRRAFERSLNTRRERLIRLETRLAGQHPGRQLALLRQRLDSLAERLPRAMREGLKARRLQLQSQVQTLQVVSPLATLGRGYSILLDERGQAIRNAAQTHTGQRLTARLGEGQLQVRVEDNHLTPVTLSLLD, from the coding sequence ATGATTAAAGATCCTTTTGCCCGACTGGGCCTGGACCGCGAAGTCCTGACAGTCAGCCAGCTCAACGGCCGCGCGCGGGTGTTGCTGGAAGACGTGTTCACCAATATCTGGGTGGAAGGCGAGATCTCCAACCTCGCCCGCCCGGCTTCCGGCCATGTGTATTTCACCCTCAAGGACAGCGGGGCCCAGGTGCGTTGCGCGCTGTTTCGCAACAACGCTGCACGCGTACGCCAGGCGTTGAAGGACGGCCTGGCGGTCAAAGTGCGTGGCAAGGTCTCGTTGTTCGAGGGGCGTGGCGACTATCAACTGATCCTCGACACCGTGGAACCTGCCGGCGATGGCGCGCTGCGCCTGGCCTTCGATGCCTTGAAGGAAAAGCTCAGCGCCGAAGGCCTGTTCAGCGCCGAGCGCAAGGTGCCGCTGCCCGCGCACCCGCGGCGTATCGGCATCATCAGTTCGCCGACCGGCGCGGTGATTCGCGACATCATCAGTGTGTTCCGCCGCCGGGCGCCGAACATTGAACTGACACTGATCCCGACCGCTGTGCAGGGCCGCGAGGCGATCCCGCAGATCGTGCGGGCGCTTAAACTCGCCGATGCCCGCGGCTTCGACGCGCTGATCCTGGCCCGTGGCGGCGGCTCACTGGAAGACCTCTGGTGCTTCAACGAAGAAGCCGTGGCCCGCGCAGTGGACGCCTGCGTCACGCCCATCGTCAGTGCCGTCGGGCATGAAACCGATGTGTCGATCAGCGACTTCGTGGCGGACGTGCGCGCTCCGACGCCCTCCGCCGCCGCCGAGCTGCTGGCACCGGACGCCAGCCATCTAGTGCGCCAGGTAGACAACCTGCATCGGCGCCTGGTGATGCTGATGCGCAACCGCCTGAGCCACAGCCGCCTGCGCCTGGAAGGCATGGCCCGGCGCCTGCGTCACCCGGGCGAGCGCTTGCGCCAGCAGGCACAACGTCTGGATGACCTGGACATGCGTATGCGCCGCGCCTTCGAGCGCAGCCTCAATACTCGTCGCGAGCGCTTGATTCGCCTGGAAACCCGCCTCGCCGGCCAGCATCCGGGCCGCCAATTGGCGCTGCTGCGCCAGCGCCTGGACAGCCTCGCCGAACGCCTGCCCCGAGCCATGCGCGAAGGTCTCAAGGCCCGACGCCTGCAACTGCAAAGCCAGGTGCAGACGTTGCAGGTAGTCAGCCCGCTGGCGACCCTGGGCCGTGGCTACAGCATCCTGCTGGATGAACGCGGCCAGGCGATTCGCAATGCCGCACAAACCCACACCGGCCAGCGTCTGACCGCGCGCCTGGGTGAAGGTCAACTGCAAGTGCGGGTGGAAGACAATCACCTGACCCCCGTCACCCTTTCGCTACTGGATTGA
- a CDS encoding M23 family metallopeptidase: protein MPRLLSLLLLCLSMNTYADSYITRTLNKPVPGGVAVVELGPAATAPKATYQGKPVLVVKEQDNWLAIVGIPLTVRPGNERISSGGRNLPFIVGYKKYPEQRITLKNKSQVNPDPAQLKRIEGELAVQLKAYRSFSPTLPSNLVLDKPVNGPLSSKFGVRRFFNGEERNPHSGLDFAVPAGTPIKTPANGKVILVGNYFFNGNTVFVDHGQGFISMFCHMSKIDVKVGQQLVRGAVVGKVGSTGRATGPHMHWNISLNDARVDPAIFIGAFQP from the coding sequence ATGCCACGTCTACTGAGTTTGTTGCTGCTGTGCCTGTCCATGAATACCTATGCGGACAGCTATATCACCCGCACCTTGAACAAACCGGTGCCCGGTGGTGTGGCCGTGGTCGAACTGGGACCGGCCGCCACGGCGCCCAAAGCCACTTACCAAGGCAAACCGGTGCTGGTGGTCAAAGAACAGGACAACTGGCTAGCCATCGTCGGTATCCCGTTGACGGTCAGGCCTGGAAACGAGCGCATCAGCAGCGGCGGGCGCAACTTGCCGTTTATCGTCGGTTACAAGAAGTACCCGGAACAGCGCATCACGCTGAAGAATAAAAGCCAGGTCAACCCTGACCCGGCCCAGCTCAAGCGCATCGAAGGCGAGTTGGCGGTACAGCTCAAGGCTTACCGCAGTTTCAGCCCCACCCTGCCGAGCAACCTGGTACTGGACAAACCGGTGAACGGCCCGTTGTCGAGCAAGTTCGGGGTGCGGCGCTTCTTCAACGGTGAAGAGCGCAACCCGCATTCGGGCCTCGACTTCGCCGTGCCAGCCGGTACGCCGATCAAGACGCCCGCGAACGGCAAGGTGATTCTGGTTGGCAATTACTTCTTCAATGGCAACACGGTGTTCGTCGACCATGGCCAGGGCTTTATCAGCATGTTCTGCCATATGTCGAAGATCGACGTGAAGGTGGGCCAGCAACTGGTGCGCGGCGCAGTAGTGGGCAAGGTCGGCTCGACCGGACGGGCGACCGGGCCGCATATGCATTGGAATATCAGCCTGAACGATGCGCGTGTCGATCCGGCGATCTTTATCGGCGCTTTTCAGCCCTGA